From Pseudomonas fluorescens, one genomic window encodes:
- a CDS encoding gamma-glutamyl-gamma-aminobutyrate hydrolase family protein (Members of this family of hydrolases with an active site Cys residue belong to MEROPS family C26.) — MSRRPSIGIAACSMQIGLQACHISGDSFVRAPGARANGLPTVPNRLSASVILDAPQKLLFTRSSSTVEPFHYSGPACSAGAAHDSARDSTSSPLPRRAVAVSARTAFASGLHSQPQGQVSSSSHVLGVSQVCQRDADASNNARPLMKPGHSAQRHL, encoded by the coding sequence ATGTCTCGCCGGCCGTCAATCGGCATCGCCGCCTGCTCTATGCAGATCGGCCTGCAGGCTTGCCATATCAGTGGCGACAGCTTCGTCCGCGCTCCAGGCGCAAGGGCCAACGGCCTGCCGACGGTGCCGAATAGGCTGTCGGCGTCCGTTATTCTGGACGCACCGCAAAAACTGTTATTTACCCGATCTTCTTCCACTGTAGAACCTTTTCACTATAGCGGCCCTGCGTGTTCTGCGGGAGCTGCTCATGATTCTGCACGCGATTCCACTTCCAGCCCGTTGCCGCGCCGTGCTGTTGCGGTTTCTGCACGCACGGCTTTTGCATCAGGCTTGCACAGCCAGCCACAAGGGCAGGTAAGCTCTAGCTCGCACGTCCTGGGCGTCTCCCAGGTCTGCCAACGCGACGCGGACGCGTCAAACAACGCCCGGCCCCTAATGAAGCCGGGACACTCAGCCCAGAGGCATTTATGA
- the ssuC gene encoding aliphatic sulfonate ABC transporter permease SsuC, translating into MKKQTLIHSLAPWALPLLLLAVWQLSVSAGWLSTRILPAPIAVIEAGVNLVQSGEIWKHLAISGWRAGLGFVIGGGIGLALGFITGLSKWGERLLDSSVQMIRNVPHLALIPLVILWFGIDESAKIFLVALGTLFPIYLNTYHGIRNVDPALVEMARSYGLSGFSLFRQVILPGALPSILVGVRFALGFMWLTLIVAETISASSGIGYLAMNAREFLQTDVVVLAIVLYAVLGKLADLAARGLERVWLRWHPAYQVVKGGAA; encoded by the coding sequence ATGAAGAAGCAAACGCTTATCCACAGTCTCGCGCCCTGGGCCTTGCCGTTGCTGTTGCTGGCGGTGTGGCAGTTGTCGGTGTCGGCGGGCTGGTTGTCGACGCGGATTTTGCCGGCGCCGATCGCGGTGATCGAGGCCGGTGTGAACCTGGTGCAGAGCGGCGAAATCTGGAAACACCTGGCCATCAGCGGCTGGCGCGCCGGGCTCGGTTTTGTCATCGGCGGTGGGATTGGCCTGGCGTTGGGGTTTATCACCGGGCTGTCGAAATGGGGCGAACGCCTGCTCGACAGCTCGGTGCAGATGATCCGCAACGTGCCACACCTGGCGTTGATTCCGCTGGTGATCCTGTGGTTCGGCATCGACGAGTCGGCGAAGATTTTCCTGGTGGCCCTGGGCACCTTGTTCCCGATTTACCTCAACACCTACCACGGCATCCGTAACGTCGACCCGGCGCTGGTGGAGATGGCCCGCAGTTATGGCCTGAGTGGTTTCAGCCTGTTCCGTCAGGTGATCCTGCCGGGCGCGCTGCCCTCGATTCTGGTGGGCGTGCGTTTTGCCCTGGGCTTCATGTGGCTGACGCTGATCGTCGCCGAAACCATTTCCGCCAGCTCCGGCATCGGCTACCTGGCGATGAATGCCCGGGAGTTCCTGCAGACCGACGTGGTGGTGCTGGCAATTGTTTTGTACGCGGTGCTCGGCAAGTTGGCCGACCTCGCGGCTCGCGGTCTTGAGCGTGTGTGGTTGCGCTGGCATCCGGCTTATCAAGTGGTCAAGGGAGGTGCGGCATGA
- a CDS encoding TetR/AcrR family transcriptional regulator — protein sequence MTRIATARKPRARSQARIDSILDAARTLLAAEGVASLSIYSVAERAEIPPSSVYHFFASVPALLEALTADVHAAFRACLQAPIDTATLHSWRDLSRLVEERMLVIYSEDAAARQLILAQHGLTEVTQADRQHDIELGDLMHKLFDHHFELPRLPEDVDVFALAMELGDRVYARSVQQHGQITPRMAEEGMRVFDAYLGLYLPPYLPKRHA from the coding sequence ATGACCCGCATCGCCACCGCCCGAAAACCCCGCGCTCGCAGCCAGGCCCGCATCGACTCGATTCTCGACGCGGCCCGTACTCTGCTGGCGGCCGAGGGCGTGGCCAGTCTGTCGATCTACAGCGTGGCCGAACGCGCCGAGATCCCACCCTCCTCGGTCTACCACTTCTTCGCCAGCGTCCCAGCCCTGCTCGAAGCCCTGACCGCCGACGTGCACGCCGCGTTTCGTGCCTGCCTGCAAGCACCGATAGACACTGCGACGCTGCACAGCTGGCGCGATCTGTCGCGGCTGGTGGAAGAGCGCATGTTGGTGATCTACAGCGAAGACGCCGCCGCTCGCCAGTTGATCCTGGCCCAGCATGGCCTGACCGAAGTGACCCAGGCCGACCGCCAGCACGACATCGAACTGGGCGACCTGATGCACAAACTCTTCGACCATCACTTCGAACTGCCGAGGTTGCCCGAAGATGTCGATGTGTTCGCCCTGGCCATGGAGCTCGGCGACCGGGTTTACGCCCGTTCGGTGCAACAGCACGGGCAAATCACCCCGCGCATGGCCGAGGAAGGCATGCGCGTCTTCGACGCCTACCTGGGCCTGTACCTGCCGCCCTACCTGCCCAAGCGCCACGCATAA
- the ssuD gene encoding FMNH2-dependent alkanesulfonate monooxygenase, translating to MSLNIFWFLPTHGDGHYLGTAEGARAVDHGYLQQVAQAADRLGFGGVLIPTGRSCEDSWLVAASLIPVTQRLKFLVALRPGIISPTVAARQAATLDRLSGGRALFNLVTGGDPEELAGDGLFLTHEERYQASVEFTRIWRRVLEGETVDYDGQHISVKGAKLLYPPIQQPRPPLYFGGSSEAAQDLAAEQVEMVLTWGEPPAAVAEKIAQVREKAAKLGRTVRFGIRLHVIVRETNAEAWQAADRLISHLDDDTIARAQASLARFDSVGQQRMAALHGGSRDNLEVSPNLWAGVGLVRGGAGTALVGDGPTVAARVKEYAELGIDTFIFSGYPHLEESYRVAELLFPHLDVVRPELPKSAGYVSPFGEMVANDILPKAASQS from the coding sequence ATGAGCCTCAATATTTTCTGGTTCCTGCCTACCCACGGCGACGGCCATTACCTTGGCACCGCTGAAGGCGCGCGCGCCGTTGACCATGGCTACCTGCAACAAGTCGCGCAAGCGGCGGATCGCCTGGGCTTCGGCGGGGTGCTGATTCCCACTGGACGCTCCTGCGAAGATTCGTGGCTGGTTGCCGCCTCGCTGATCCCGGTGACCCAGCGCCTGAAGTTCCTGGTTGCCCTGCGCCCCGGGATCATTTCCCCGACGGTGGCAGCGCGGCAGGCGGCGACCCTGGATCGCTTATCCGGTGGGCGTGCGCTGTTCAACCTGGTGACGGGCGGCGATCCGGAAGAGTTGGCCGGTGATGGTCTGTTTTTGACTCACGAGGAGCGCTACCAGGCCTCGGTGGAATTCACCCGAATCTGGCGCCGTGTGCTGGAAGGCGAGACGGTCGACTACGACGGCCAGCATATCAGCGTGAAGGGCGCGAAACTGCTCTATCCGCCGATCCAGCAGCCGCGTCCGCCGCTGTATTTCGGCGGGTCTTCGGAAGCCGCGCAGGATCTGGCCGCCGAGCAGGTGGAGATGGTCCTGACCTGGGGCGAGCCGCCGGCTGCGGTGGCGGAGAAGATCGCTCAGGTACGCGAAAAAGCCGCGAAGCTGGGACGCACCGTGCGCTTTGGTATTCGTCTGCACGTGATTGTCCGCGAGACCAACGCCGAAGCCTGGCAGGCGGCGGATCGGTTGATCTCGCACCTGGACGACGACACTATTGCCCGCGCCCAGGCCTCCCTGGCGCGCTTCGATTCAGTGGGCCAGCAACGCATGGCCGCGCTGCATGGCGGCAGCCGCGACAACCTGGAAGTCAGCCCCAATCTGTGGGCAGGGGTCGGCCTGGTGCGCGGTGGTGCCGGTACGGCGCTGGTGGGCGATGGTCCGACCGTGGCTGCGCGGGTCAAGGAGTACGCGGAGCTGGGCATCGACACCTTTATCTTCTCCGGTTATCCACACCTGGAAGAGTCGTACCGGGTGGCCGAGCTGCTGTTCCCGCATCTGGACGTGGTGCGCCCGGAGCTTCCGAAAAGCGCCGGCTACGTCAGTCCGTTCGGCGAGATGGTGGCCAACGACATTCTTCCCAAAGCCGCGTCGCAGAGCTGA
- a CDS encoding aspartate aminotransferase family protein, giving the protein MSNNPQTREWQNLSAEHHLAPFSDFKQLKEKGPRVITSAKGVYLWDSEGNQILDGMAGLWCVAIGYGRDELAEAASKQMRELPYYNLFFQTAHPPVLELAKAISDIAPAGMNHVFFTGSGSEGNDTMLRMVRHYWAIKGQPNKKVIISRKNGYHGSTVAGASLGGMTYMHEQGDLPIPGIVHIPQPYWFGEGGDMTPEEFGIWAANQLEEKILEVGVDNVGAFIAEPIQGAGGVIVPPESYWPRIKEILAKYDILFVADEVICGFGRTGEWFGSDFYDLKPDMMTIAKGLTSGYIPMGGLIVRDSVVEVLNEGGDFNHGFTYSGHPVAAAVALENIRIMREEKIIERVQEETAPYLQKRLRELNDHPLVGEVRGVGLLGAIELVQDKATRKRYEGKGVGMICRQFCFDNGLIMRAVGDTMIIAPPLVITKAEIDELVSKARKCLDLTLSVLQG; this is encoded by the coding sequence ATGAGCAACAACCCGCAAACCCGTGAATGGCAGAACCTGAGCGCCGAACACCACCTGGCCCCCTTCAGTGACTTCAAGCAATTGAAGGAAAAAGGCCCGCGCGTCATCACCAGCGCCAAGGGCGTTTACCTGTGGGACAGCGAAGGCAATCAGATCCTCGACGGCATGGCCGGCCTGTGGTGCGTGGCCATCGGTTACGGCCGCGACGAGTTGGCCGAGGCTGCCAGCAAGCAGATGCGCGAGTTGCCGTACTACAACCTGTTTTTCCAGACCGCTCACCCGCCCGTCCTCGAACTGGCCAAGGCAATTTCCGATATCGCGCCAGCAGGCATGAACCACGTGTTCTTCACCGGTTCCGGCTCCGAAGGCAATGACACCATGCTGCGCATGGTTCGCCACTACTGGGCGATCAAAGGTCAGCCAAACAAGAAAGTCATTATCAGCCGCAAGAACGGCTACCACGGTTCGACCGTGGCCGGCGCCAGCCTGGGCGGCATGACCTACATGCACGAACAGGGCGACTTGCCGATCCCCGGCATCGTGCACATTCCGCAGCCGTACTGGTTCGGTGAAGGCGGCGACATGACCCCGGAAGAATTCGGGATCTGGGCTGCCAACCAGTTGGAAGAAAAGATTCTCGAAGTCGGTGTCGACAACGTCGGCGCCTTCATTGCCGAGCCGATCCAGGGCGCCGGCGGCGTGATCGTGCCGCCAGAAAGCTACTGGCCGCGCATCAAGGAAATCCTCGCCAAGTACGACATCCTGTTCGTCGCCGATGAAGTGATTTGCGGTTTCGGCCGTACCGGCGAGTGGTTCGGCAGCGATTTCTACGACCTCAAGCCCGACATGATGACCATCGCCAAGGGCCTGACTTCCGGCTACATCCCGATGGGTGGTCTGATCGTGCGCGATTCGGTGGTCGAAGTGCTGAACGAAGGCGGCGATTTCAACCACGGATTCACCTACTCCGGTCACCCGGTAGCGGCGGCTGTTGCCCTGGAAAACATCCGCATCATGCGCGAAGAGAAGATTATCGAGCGCGTCCAGGAAGAAACGGCACCGTATTTGCAAAAGCGTCTGCGTGAACTCAACGATCATCCATTGGTGGGTGAAGTTCGCGGGGTAGGGTTGCTGGGCGCTATCGAACTGGTTCAGGACAAAGCCACGCGTAAACGTTACGAAGGCAAGGGTGTAGGCATGATCTGCCGGCAGTTCTGCTTCGACAACGGGCTGATCATGCGCGCGGTTGGCGACACCATGATCATCGCGCCGCCACTGGTGATTACCAAGGCGGAAATCGATGAGCTGGTGAGCAAGGCACGCAAGTGCCTGGACCTGACCCTGAGTGTGTTGCAGGGCTAA
- a CDS encoding glutamine synthetase family protein, with protein sequence MSVPPRAVQLNEANAFLKEHPEVLYVDLLIADMNGVVRGKRIERTSLHKVYEKGINLPASLFALDINGSTVESTGLGLDIGDADRICYPIPDTLCNEPWQKRPTAQLLMTMHELEGEPFFADPREVLANVVRKFDEMGLTICAAFELEFYLIDQENVNGRPQPPRSPVSGKRPHSTQVYLIDDLDEYVDCLQDILEGAKEQGIPADAIVKESAPAQFEVNLHHVADPIKACDYAVLLKRLIKNIAYDHEMDTTFMAKPYPGQAGNGLHVHISILDKDGKNIFASEDPEQNAALRHAIGGVLETLPAQMAFLCPNVNSYRRFGAQFYVPNSPCWGLDNRTVAIRVPTGAADAVRIEHRVAGADANPYLLMASVLAGVHHGLTNKIEPNAPVEGNSYEQNEQSLPNNLRDALRELDDSEVMAKYIDPKYIDIFVACKESELEEFEHSISDLEYNWYLHTV encoded by the coding sequence ATGTCGGTACCCCCGCGTGCCGTTCAGCTTAACGAAGCGAACGCGTTCCTTAAGGAACATCCTGAGGTTCTGTACGTTGACCTTCTGATTGCGGATATGAATGGTGTGGTGCGCGGCAAGCGCATCGAACGCACCAGTCTCCACAAGGTTTACGAGAAAGGCATCAACCTGCCGGCCTCCCTCTTTGCCCTGGATATCAACGGTTCTACGGTGGAAAGCACCGGCCTGGGCCTGGACATCGGTGATGCTGACCGAATCTGTTATCCAATCCCTGACACCCTGTGCAACGAGCCGTGGCAGAAGCGTCCAACCGCGCAATTGCTGATGACCATGCACGAACTCGAAGGTGAGCCGTTCTTCGCCGACCCGCGTGAGGTGCTGGCCAATGTCGTGCGCAAGTTCGACGAAATGGGCCTGACTATATGCGCCGCGTTCGAACTGGAGTTCTACCTGATCGACCAGGAGAACGTGAACGGTCGTCCGCAGCCACCGCGCTCACCGGTCTCCGGTAAACGCCCGCACTCGACACAGGTCTACCTGATCGACGACCTCGACGAATACGTCGACTGCCTCCAGGACATCCTGGAAGGTGCGAAGGAACAAGGCATCCCGGCTGACGCCATCGTCAAGGAAAGTGCCCCGGCGCAGTTCGAAGTGAACCTGCACCACGTCGCCGACCCGATCAAGGCCTGCGACTACGCGGTACTGCTCAAGCGCCTGATCAAGAACATCGCCTACGACCATGAGATGGACACCACCTTCATGGCCAAGCCTTACCCGGGCCAGGCGGGCAACGGTCTGCATGTCCACATCTCGATTCTTGATAAAGACGGCAAGAACATTTTTGCCAGCGAGGATCCCGAGCAGAACGCCGCACTGCGTCACGCGATCGGCGGTGTGCTCGAGACCCTACCGGCGCAGATGGCTTTCCTCTGCCCGAACGTCAACTCCTATCGTCGTTTCGGCGCACAGTTCTACGTGCCGAACTCGCCATGCTGGGGCCTGGACAACCGCACCGTGGCGATTCGCGTACCAACTGGTGCCGCCGACGCCGTGCGTATCGAACATCGTGTTGCCGGCGCCGATGCCAACCCGTACCTGCTGATGGCTTCGGTCCTGGCAGGCGTGCATCACGGCCTGACCAACAAGATCGAACCGAATGCTCCGGTTGAAGGCAACAGCTACGAGCAGAACGAGCAGAGCCTGCCGAACAACCTGCGCGATGCCCTGCGCGAGCTGGACGACAGTGAGGTGATGGCCAAGTACATCGACCCGAAATACATCGATATCTTTGTCGCCTGTAAAGAGAGTGAGCTGGAGGAGTTCGAACACTCCATCTCCGACCTCGAGTACAACTGGTACCTGCATACCGTTTAA
- a CDS encoding sulfonate ABC transporter substrate-binding protein yields the protein MRPVILRRGLVALFVAAVSFGAITQAQAETLRIGYQKYGTLVLLKAKGTLEKSLAAQGVDVQWTEFPGGPQLLEGLNVGSIDFGVTGETPPVFAQAAGANLLYVAYEPPAPHSEAILVPKDSAIKSVQDLKGKKVVLNKGSNVHYLLVRALEDAGLKYSDIQTVFLPPADARAAFERGSVDAWVIWDPYQAAAEQQLQARTLRDGKGIVDNHQFYLATKPYAEQHPAVIKTLVDQVRAVGEWSQANPEDVTKQVAPLLGLPADITLTSVKRQGYGAHFLTPEVVAAQQKIADSFYQLKLIPKPLSIKDVIWTPPATVANAQ from the coding sequence ATGCGCCCTGTCATTTTGCGTCGCGGTCTGGTCGCTCTGTTTGTTGCGGCTGTGTCCTTCGGCGCCATTACTCAAGCTCAGGCCGAAACCCTGCGAATCGGCTATCAAAAATACGGCACCCTGGTGCTGCTCAAGGCCAAGGGCACCCTGGAAAAAAGCCTCGCCGCCCAAGGCGTCGACGTGCAATGGACCGAGTTCCCCGGCGGTCCGCAACTGCTTGAAGGCCTGAACGTTGGCTCGATCGACTTCGGCGTGACCGGCGAAACCCCGCCAGTGTTCGCCCAAGCGGCCGGTGCCAATCTGCTCTACGTCGCCTACGAACCACCAGCGCCTCACAGTGAAGCGATCCTGGTGCCGAAGGACTCGGCGATCAAGTCGGTACAGGACCTCAAGGGCAAGAAAGTCGTGCTCAACAAGGGCTCCAACGTGCACTACCTGCTGGTGCGCGCCCTCGAAGACGCCGGCCTCAAATACAGCGACATCCAGACCGTATTCCTGCCACCGGCCGATGCCCGTGCTGCCTTCGAGCGCGGCAGCGTTGACGCCTGGGTGATCTGGGACCCGTACCAGGCCGCCGCCGAACAGCAGTTGCAGGCGCGCACCCTGCGTGACGGCAAGGGCATCGTCGACAACCATCAGTTCTACCTCGCCACCAAACCCTACGCCGAGCAACACCCGGCCGTGATCAAGACCCTGGTGGACCAGGTACGTGCTGTTGGCGAGTGGTCGCAAGCGAACCCTGAAGACGTGACCAAACAGGTCGCACCGCTGCTCGGCCTGCCAGCCGACATCACCTTGACTTCAGTGAAACGCCAAGGCTACGGCGCGCATTTCCTCACCCCGGAAGTGGTCGCGGCGCAGCAGAAAATCGCCGACAGCTTCTACCAGCTCAAGTTGATTCCCAAACCCCTGAGCATCAAAGACGTGATCTGGACGCCCCCGGCGACCGTTGCCAACGCACAGTAA
- a CDS encoding glutamine synthetase family protein, whose protein sequence is MSNNLDQLTDWLKDHKITEVECMIGDLTGITRGKISPTNKFIAEKGMRLPESVLLQTVTGDYVEDDIYYELLDPADIDMICRPDQNAVFLVPWAIEPTAQVIHDTYDKQGNPIELSPRNVLKKVLKLYSDKGWQPIVAPEMEFYLTKRSDDPDYPLQPPVGRSGRPEIGRQSFSIEAANEFDPLFEDVYDWCELQELDLDTLIHEDGTAQMEINFRHGDALSLADQILVFKRTMREAALKHNVAATFMAKPMTGEPGSAMHLHQSIIDIETGKNVFSNEDGSMSQLFLNHIGGLQKFIPELLPLFAPNVNSFRRFLPDTSAPVNVEWGEENRTVGLRVPDAGPQNRRVENRLPGADANPYLAIAASLLCGYIGMVEGINPSAPVVGRGYERRNLRLPLTIEDALERMENSKTIEKYLGHNFITGYVAVKRAEHENFKRVISSWEREFLLFAV, encoded by the coding sequence ATGAGTAACAACCTCGACCAGCTCACCGATTGGTTGAAAGACCACAAGATCACAGAAGTCGAATGCATGATTGGCGACTTGACCGGGATCACCCGCGGCAAGATCTCGCCAACCAACAAGTTCATTGCCGAAAAAGGCATGCGCCTGCCCGAGAGTGTGCTGTTGCAGACAGTGACGGGCGACTATGTCGAAGACGACATCTATTACGAACTGCTCGACCCGGCCGACATCGACATGATCTGCCGCCCCGACCAGAACGCGGTGTTCCTCGTGCCATGGGCCATCGAGCCGACCGCGCAGGTGATTCACGACACCTACGACAAGCAGGGCAACCCGATCGAGCTGTCGCCACGCAACGTCCTCAAGAAAGTCCTCAAACTCTATTCCGACAAGGGCTGGCAGCCGATCGTGGCGCCGGAAATGGAGTTCTACCTGACCAAGCGCAGTGACGACCCGGATTACCCGTTGCAACCGCCGGTTGGCCGTTCCGGACGTCCGGAAATCGGTCGCCAATCGTTCTCTATCGAAGCGGCCAACGAATTCGACCCGCTGTTCGAAGACGTCTACGACTGGTGCGAACTGCAGGAGCTGGATCTCGATACGCTGATCCACGAAGACGGCACGGCGCAGATGGAAATCAACTTCCGTCACGGCGACGCGCTGTCCCTGGCCGACCAGATCCTGGTGTTCAAGCGCACCATGCGCGAGGCCGCGCTCAAGCACAACGTGGCCGCCACGTTCATGGCCAAGCCGATGACCGGCGAGCCTGGCAGCGCCATGCACCTGCACCAGAGCATCATCGATATCGAGACCGGCAAGAACGTCTTCTCCAATGAAGACGGGAGCATGAGCCAGTTGTTCCTCAACCACATCGGCGGCCTGCAGAAATTCATCCCTGAACTGCTGCCGCTGTTCGCGCCCAACGTCAACTCGTTCCGCCGCTTCCTGCCGGACACTTCGGCGCCGGTGAACGTCGAGTGGGGCGAAGAAAACCGTACCGTGGGCCTGCGGGTGCCGGATGCCGGCCCTCAAAACCGTCGGGTGGAAAACCGCCTGCCGGGTGCCGACGCCAACCCGTACCTGGCGATTGCCGCGAGCCTGCTGTGCGGCTACATCGGCATGGTCGAAGGTATCAACCCAAGCGCGCCTGTGGTGGGTCGTGGTTACGAGCGGCGCAACCTGCGTCTGCCGCTGACCATCGAAGACGCTCTGGAACGCATGGAAAACAGCAAGACCATCGAGAAGTACCTGGGTCACAACTTCATCACTGGCTACGTCGCGGTCAAGCGGGCCGAGCATGAAAACTTCAAGCGCGTGATCAGCTCATGGGAACGGGAATTCCTGTTGTTCGCCGTCTGA
- a CDS encoding polyamine ABC transporter substrate-binding protein, with amino-acid sequence MKALGKKLAGKTLLAMSLMGIMAGAVQADDKVLHVYNWSDYIAPDTIKKFEDESGIKVVYDVFDSNETLEAKLLAGKSGYDIVVPSNNFLAKQIKAGVYQKLDKSKLPNWKNLNTDLLKAVSVSDPGNEHAFPYMWGSIGIGFNAEKVKAALGPDAPTNSWDLIFKPENAAKLKSCGISVLDSPTEMIPVALHYLGYPTDSQDKKQLAEAEALFLKVRPSIGYFHSSKYISDLANGNICVAIGYSGDIYQAKTRAAEAGDKVKVSYNIPKEGAGSFYDMVAIPKDAENVEGAYKFMTFLQKPEIMAEITNAVRFPNGNAAATPLVDKDITSDPGVYPPADVLAKLYAIADLPAATQRILTRSWTKIKSGK; translated from the coding sequence ATGAAGGCACTCGGTAAAAAGCTCGCCGGCAAGACACTCCTTGCCATGTCCCTGATGGGCATCATGGCGGGCGCGGTTCAGGCAGATGACAAAGTCTTGCACGTGTACAACTGGTCCGATTACATCGCGCCGGACACCATCAAGAAGTTTGAAGACGAGTCGGGCATCAAGGTGGTCTACGACGTCTTCGACAGTAACGAAACCCTCGAAGCCAAGTTGCTGGCCGGCAAGTCCGGTTACGACATCGTGGTGCCTTCGAACAACTTCCTGGCCAAGCAGATCAAGGCCGGCGTCTACCAGAAGCTGGACAAGTCCAAGCTGCCGAACTGGAAGAACCTGAACACCGATCTGCTCAAGGCCGTCTCGGTCAGCGACCCGGGTAACGAGCACGCCTTCCCGTACATGTGGGGCTCGATCGGCATCGGCTTCAACGCCGAGAAGGTCAAGGCCGCGCTGGGTCCGGATGCACCGACCAATTCCTGGGACCTGATCTTCAAACCGGAAAACGCCGCCAAGCTGAAATCCTGTGGCATCAGCGTGCTGGATTCGCCAACCGAGATGATTCCGGTGGCCCTGCACTACCTGGGCTACCCGACCGACAGCCAGGACAAGAAACAACTGGCCGAGGCCGAGGCACTGTTCCTCAAAGTTCGTCCTTCGATCGGTTACTTCCACTCCTCCAAGTACATTTCCGACCTGGCCAACGGCAACATCTGCGTGGCGATCGGCTACTCGGGTGACATCTATCAGGCCAAGACTCGCGCCGCCGAAGCCGGTGACAAGGTCAAGGTCAGCTACAACATTCCCAAAGAAGGTGCAGGTAGCTTCTACGACATGGTCGCCATCCCTAAAGATGCCGAAAACGTCGAAGGCGCCTACAAGTTCATGACCTTCCTGCAGAAGCCGGAAATCATGGCGGAAATCACCAACGCCGTACGCTTCCCGAACGGTAACGCCGCTGCAACCCCACTGGTTGATAAAGACATCACCAGTGACCCGGGCGTTTACCCACCGGCAGACGTGCTGGCCAAGCTGTACGCGATTGCCGACCTGCCGGCCGCGACCCAGCGGATCCTGACTCGCAGCTGGACCAAGATCAAATCGGGTAAATAA
- a CDS encoding TOBE domain-containing protein gives MTIKAINVRNQFKGTIKEIVEGDVLSEIDVQTASGIVTSVITTRSVKELELVIGSEVIAFVKSTEVSIAKL, from the coding sequence ATGACTATCAAAGCCATTAACGTCCGCAACCAGTTCAAAGGCACCATCAAGGAAATCGTCGAAGGCGACGTGCTGTCGGAAATCGACGTGCAAACCGCCTCGGGTATCGTCACTTCAGTGATCACCACGCGTTCGGTCAAGGAGCTGGAGCTGGTGATCGGCAGCGAAGTGATCGCCTTCGTCAAATCCACCGAGGTTTCGATCGCCAAGTTGTAA
- the ssuB gene encoding aliphatic sulfonates ABC transporter ATP-binding protein: MTAQQPPRLLRGIPLVVRKLQKTFGARQVLREIDLHIPAGQFVAVVGRSGCGKSTLLRLLAGLDQPTEGELLAGSAALSEAREDTRLMFQEARLLPWKKVIDNVGLGLKGNWQQQALDALEAVGLADRAHEWPAALSGGQKQRVALARALIHKPRLLLLDEPLGALDALTRIEMQQLIERLWQQHGFTVLLVTHDVSEAVAIADRVLLIEEGEIGLDLHVELPRPRARGSHRLAALETEVLNRVLAVPGVPPDPEPVSPLPTQLRWAQ; this comes from the coding sequence ATGACGGCTCAACAACCGCCGCGCCTGCTGCGCGGGATTCCGCTGGTAGTGCGCAAACTGCAAAAGACTTTTGGCGCGCGGCAGGTGCTGCGCGAGATCGATCTGCATATTCCGGCCGGGCAGTTTGTCGCCGTGGTCGGTCGCAGCGGCTGCGGCAAGAGCACTTTGCTGCGCTTGCTGGCCGGTCTCGATCAGCCCACCGAAGGCGAGCTGCTGGCCGGCTCTGCGGCGCTCAGCGAAGCGCGGGAAGACACCCGGCTGATGTTCCAGGAAGCGCGTTTGCTGCCGTGGAAAAAGGTCATCGACAACGTCGGCCTCGGCCTCAAGGGCAATTGGCAGCAACAGGCGCTGGATGCCCTCGAAGCTGTGGGCTTGGCGGATCGCGCCCATGAGTGGCCGGCGGCCTTGTCCGGCGGACAGAAGCAGCGCGTGGCATTGGCTCGGGCGTTGATCCACAAACCACGCCTGTTGTTGCTCGACGAGCCTTTGGGGGCGCTGGATGCCCTGACCCGGATCGAGATGCAGCAATTGATCGAACGCCTGTGGCAGCAGCACGGCTTCACCGTATTGCTGGTGACCCACGACGTCAGCGAAGCGGTGGCGATTGCCGACCGCGTACTGCTGATTGAAGAGGGCGAGATTGGCCTGGACCTGCACGTCGAACTGCCGCGCCCTCGGGCTCGCGGCTCTCATCGACTGGCAGCGCTGGAAACTGAAGTGCTCAACCGAGTGTTGGCCGTGCCGGGCGTACCGCCTGACCCGGAACCCGTTTCACCCTTGCCTACGCAACTGCGCTGGGCGCAATAA